One stretch of Chloroflexota bacterium DNA includes these proteins:
- a CDS encoding DUF456 domain-containing protein, whose amino-acid sequence MPQEYGISLLAYLLIFFGLIGSVLPILPGPLLIWLGILVWAWNDGFNTIGWPILLFLGILTVLAWGTDLALTTMLSRRSGVSWKAILGAIGGGIAGGILLGGWIPIIGTLIATMVGAVVGTLFIEFLDKRNLPAALRASRTYILGYLASSALEAILALAMVAIFIWQAFLS is encoded by the coding sequence ATGCCACAGGAATATGGTATTTCCCTCCTGGCCTATCTGCTGATATTCTTTGGCCTGATAGGCTCGGTGCTACCGATTCTGCCTGGCCCCTTGCTTATCTGGTTGGGGATCCTCGTATGGGCCTGGAACGATGGATTTAACACCATCGGCTGGCCCATCTTGTTATTTCTGGGAATACTGACCGTGCTGGCGTGGGGCACCGATCTGGCGTTGACTACAATGCTCAGCCGGCGCTCCGGCGTGAGTTGGAAAGCGATCCTTGGAGCGATCGGAGGTGGCATCGCCGGCGGAATCCTTCTGGGAGGTTGGATCCCGATTATCGGCACGCTCATCGCCACCATGGTTGGCGCCGTCGTCGGCACATTATTCATCGAATTTCTCGACAAAAGGAACCTGCCGGCGGCCTTGCGAGCCAGCCGAACATACATCCTCGGCTATCTCGCCTCAAGCGCTTTGGAGGCCATCCTCGCGCTTGCGATGGTTGCCATCTTCATCTGGCAGGCGTTTCTTTCCTGA